atattttgacccgtttcttATTAATTCACTATATATTCACCCGTTTCATTTAATTCAccatattttgacccgtttcgttTTAGTTCACCATATTTTGACCCATTTCGTTTTAGTTCAccatattttgacccgttttgttTTAGTTCACTATATTTTAACCCGTTTCATATTAATTCACTATATATTGACCCATTTCATTTAATTCAccatattttgacccgtttcatttAATTCACCATATTTTGACCCAATAATATCAAAACTATTGTAATAAAGAAATTGTAAAACTACAAAAATAAGTTTACTTTCTACAAGACTGAAACAAGTGCCACCATAACAAATTTGCAAACTTGCTGATTCTTCAAGCCGATTCACATTTCATCCTTCTCTTTCTAGTAACGACTCTTCCATCtgaaaaaaattaatataagtattaTATTAACATcaattaattatttataaatatGTAGATCTTACCTTCTTTTTTGGACAACTGCTGATGTAATGACCCACTTTCTTGGTGACATCATTTTCACATGGACTTTTCATGGTGTTTACGACCTTCCTGATTTGACTAGGTTTCAACCTGGATTGACTAAGTTCCGACATTAGAGATTTGCAAGCTTCTGCGCGGTGAAACTTCCCATGAGACCGGTTTTTCATAACTTTGGTCGGAGTAACAGTTAGTTCATGATTGTGTGAATCATTAAATTTATCTACTAGCCATTTTCCATCTTTACCTTTTGAAATCCTAAGAAATGCTTCACATCCGGTCCTTAAATCCCTACGACGTTTGACATCTCCTTTAGAACTATCACGCTTTAAATCTTTAAACCCCTCTTTGTTGCATACATATTTCCTTCTATAAGGTTCATTTGTTGTCTTATCCTTAAAAGTCGAACGAATACGTATTCCAAACCCATGTACAAATGCATAGCGATTGTAGAAATCATATGCGTCACCAAGAGTATCAAAAACCTGCCCGATCACATCATCATTTACTTCTTTCTCAAACTCAAAATCCATGTCGAAGTCTTTTATATCCTCTACTTCAACATCGGAATCACTATGTACGACTAAATACCCAtttgcatcaatatcatcaatcAAATTCGATTCTAAAGCTTCCTTCTCTGGTTGAACTCTTGAATCCATTAGCTTAGCTTCTGAATGTTCTCCATCAACAAAAGTACAAAAATGTCGAAACCGATAAATTGATGAACAACCTGGGAAAAAAAACATTCTAAAAAACATGTCTGATCATGATATTTAAGGTAATTTTAGTCAAAACATGGAGATTTATTGCAGAATACATAATCGATTAGCAAATCATCACCAGTACTAAAGCCATTCTAAGgaactttttaataaaaaacagggagattaatttttttttaccagcCAAACAAGGATTCAACCCAAAAAAAGACTTTAGCAAGAACCTAAAAGGTCAACATACAGTACATGAATAACACAGATAAGAGCCGAAAAAGGGAGATTAATTAATTGAATACTTGATCTATCAGCAAATACCTGACGGATTAATCTCCAGCGTGATAGGTTCAGAGGTAGGTGGAGAGATTGATGGTACCTTTCTTCctgaatcgtcgagcgaaaagcTTTGTTCTTCGAGATCGATATCCATGGCCGACTGGGAATTTGGATTTGGGGATGAACCAGAAACCAGAACCACGTTCTTTTTGGTTTGTTATTTAGGGATTtgaaaaataaaagatttattttaactttataaagattttaatcaaaactacgtagttttgatGGGTTTGGCGCGTAAGGTTATACGTCTAACAGCACCGTATTCACTTTCcccaataataaataatagttttgggtaactcacaaaaagagaataaaatggtgggaaaaaggaatggacccactgtgtaactttagggttcaactagaaggattcctggtataaattttgggtataacttttaagctataatgcactcgtgttaagtatagtacccctaatttaaccttgtcccgaagttccgagatagaatccaaacgaacttagtcgggcagagccttgacatgcgttatgggactcagatcaatcggaaagggtagcggtgatcgagagttacaatacttaaaacgaggcagggctttattattattatggggcaaataaataaaaattaagaacatatatatagagaaagtGAGATCGGGTGAAAATAAAGAAAGGTCAGGAAAAGGTTCTGAGCAATTGTAACTGCATGGGTTTCATGCTATTTATAGTTGCAATTTTTCTTGTTGGCTACGCTAATATTGAGATGACTTATGACTAAAATGAGACACGTATTTCCTTTTAAATTTAGATGGACACCTGTTATGTAAACATTCCATTTGTAGagttttatttctttttaattgAAAATGTGAAAGCCTCCTATAAAAGCATACATACGTGTACAACATTTGGAGTtggattaattatttaattattttatttattatatatatatatatattttttccttTATGATGTATGcgtatttattaaaaacatttgtaaatatttttattttattatattgtaATTAATTCTACTGCTTCAtttatttggcgcttataactttTAACGTATGGCGTtctagaaaataataaatatgtatTAGAACGAGTATATGtttgtctacatttgggtctaagtttcattaaaaatagaataggttcaaaatacaatttatttttataatttaattattatacgGTTCCTAGACCCATCTAGGAACTTCATATTTCTTACGGTCAACCTACCCATAAGTtacctgtctaataatataagttttttttatagacttttattttattagaaaggtcacccatatacaggccaattaattaatataatatttcaaccaactttataaaatagtgtttaaaactatttgggttgaatatttatattaaaaataaactagttattagttactagtggttaataaatttaaccatacTTATAATTTACATGATAAAAAAATAGGGATGTTACATTcggttttaaagttataattacagggattaagtttttgtagtcttcaattacagccggtatgtggggttttgtttGCATTACTTGAtgaccgtcaccattggacaaatggttaaccaatgggtgatatgaccatagtcacataaacgagtcgagtgacaaataccgttgggtaattgatatatatatatataaagaatgtaatcgcccttaatactgtatattataacaatgtgtcgtttgTGCTAATGAATGATTCACTAGTATTTCCCCGctaacaaaatattttaaaacatgtttcaggtgatctgctgtgaatcaaggaaaaagtGCTACGGGgcactaacaagcttgaagtagtggctcagtaaaataaagaaacatgttttagtAAAACAGGGGTTTCTTGGTGAAATttcccttattgtaaattacggggtttatcctgaattgtgaaataaaataatcaggcATTTTCAAGGTTTAACGATCCTGttaaaaattccgctgccaaatttaataaacaccacggggtttctgtcccgcggctcctgaaacaagtcaaaccgggtcgggggctgATGCGTGTCaatgtgtatataatttaggtgtatattttaagccctttttacactttttagccaagttttaaatttataaacacgatattcactaacactaaacacacatatgggcaagtgcacccatcgtggacatagtatagtgttggtaagataccgaggtcgtccaaggatacaagagcttttagtaccggtttatcctcaacgtctaatcaaatcaaaatgttagaaaaaaggtttttaaactagaaaaataaaactaactaaaatgctgaaaataaaatagaaataaaaatagatagacaagatgaatcacttggatccgactcgtgtgtagtgtaacctttgattattttcgcacttttgcacttgtttaagagattatcttagttattgtagtaggcccctcttttgaaggcgacgttaccctcaacccaacagtttgagtcagcaaagatacaatcctaaagggtcggattattgaaagataattaattaagttattaatgcacaatgtggtaggcccctcttttgaaggcgacgttaccctcggctaagtagtctgagtcagcaaggatacagtcctatgtagccgggttaaagttttaatagtagtttaacttatgaggggatcaaaatgtttggacccccgccatccaataccgttgggtattgaaggaggtcctactaaatttgacccaggtcctttgcaggatctatacactgaacaatggcaagagtCCTAcgaaaccgttcccttaacccctgaccaggtagccaacatacctccatatagaccatggagatatgaatggtgaaaatcttttattttatatagacagtaaaataatgccaagacaccacgaacaaacgataaggaagaaccacctttaacataagaaactagtaattaaagtcattaatacaaaaccaattaaaaagtgcaaaagattaaaaataaaaagtattacactaaacacttctcttcaccaagtgatgtaagagacttaggcaaacatggcctttgattgtcaagaactcttacgatcaatcttggatcccgagatgactcacacactctatgatggacaatggatgatggtggtggatgatggtgttgtgatggtggtgggtggtgggtgaagtgtgagagaagtggtgtgccaagggatgagttgcaagagctccaagtactcctatttataggctgaacagaagctcgggcacggccccgtgtccgctggacacggccccgtgtccatcctcctctctttcttcattaaatgcagtttgtctgcattagttgagcacgcccccgtgtccgctgagcacgaccccgtgtgcaaaagcatatctgtactatcaagatttgccttgATTCCGCGAAttttatagttgaccacggccccgtgcccgctgagcacggccccgtggtgggcgatggaagcttctaccactttgtcttttctgctgacacttgggcacgccccctggtcgctgagcacggggcgtgttcaggcttctgtcttcttgttttgcttgggaagatgctgtcgggaatTTGGGCATGCCatgttttgttccttttcttgtatttatgtttgatttagctgtctttttgcttcttttgttcatttgagctcatttaatcctgaa
This is a stretch of genomic DNA from Helianthus annuus cultivar XRQ/B chromosome 16, HanXRQr2.0-SUNRISE, whole genome shotgun sequence. It encodes these proteins:
- the LOC110882037 gene encoding protein FAR1-RELATED SEQUENCE 5 isoform X1 — encoded protein: MDIDLEEQSFSLDDSGRKVPSISPPTSEPITLEINPSGCSSIYRFRHFCTFVDGEHSEAKLMDSRVQPEKEALESNLIDDIDANGYLVVHSDSDVEVEDIKDFDMDFEFEKEVNDDVIGQVFDTLGDAYDFYNRYAFVHGFGIRIRSTFKDKTTNEPYRRKYVCNKEGFKDLKRDSSKGDVKRRRDLRTGCEAFLRISKGKDGKWLVDKFNDSHNHELTVTPTKVMKNRSHGKFHRAEACKSLMSELSQSRLKPSQIRKVVNTMKSPCENDVTKKVGHYISSCPKKKMEESLLEREG
- the LOC110882037 gene encoding protein FAR1-RELATED SEQUENCE 8 isoform X2 produces the protein MDIDLEEQSFSLDDSGRKVPSISPPTSEPITLEINPSGCSSIYRFRHFCTFVDGEHSEAKLMDSRVQPEKEALESNLIDDIDANGYLVVHSDSDVEVEDIKDFDMDFEFEKEVNDDVIGQVFDTLGDAYDFYNRYAFVHGFGIRIRSTFKDKTTNEPYRRKYVCNKEGFKDLKRDSSKGDVKRRRDLRTGCEAFLRISKEACKSLMSELSQSRLKPSQIRKVVNTMKSPCENDVTKKVGHYISSCPKKKMEESLLEREG